Proteins encoded by one window of Drosophila melanogaster chromosome X:
- the CG11403 gene encoding uncharacterized protein, translating into MSQYTPNQRLDTPGAQEFGFPYSPYEIQEQLMQELFQVLERGQVGIFESPTGTGKSLTLTCGALTWLARHEELVRTEMLARIRGVEQELAKLKEESEQSSNWLESQGKSRAQRAELLRLQHLQALLDKQEQQLDQIRKGAKKHKRQGRVHPGKLEELEKDLDPESDSDSEHETADGPQEAAEDRYRPVQIFFCSRTHSQLAQIVAELRKTPHGQSVRSISLGSRQQLCGNPAVRKLKHVGLMNERCLDMATKKARPNPSKKSRLTAEANSRCPFKAASLVESLRDLALTEPLDIEELANEGTACGGCSYYASRSAVEHAQLILLPYQLLLQKSARNQLGISLKGSIVIVDEAHNLLDSVAQLHGSEISRQQLERAKVQISGYKDHFQKRFTTKNLLKINQIIFIIRRLLKILDQRKELQSNGCSMMRTYELTAEGDFFNIDLCELLDFCARTRFARKVQGRADRMEREPRPSENQAPVSTARSLILQRLASEQKLKEKTKSVKRRVEDINKEDKAEELQEQQKPTKKPVEEVAPSPIRPLLAFLETLTSNAEDGRILVDPVGGTLKYILLDPAEQFADIVAEARAIVIAGGTMQPTKELKEQLFTGCHDRLVERFYNHVVANDAILPFVISNGPSGAPLSFKFAHRGSAEMLRELSMILRNLCQVVPGGVVCFLPSYEYLDKVYKYLEQSGTLETISGRKSVFREVSGSAEQLLDNYALAIKRPASYGALLLSVVGGKLSEGLNFADDLGRAVLVVGLPYSNSLSPELRQRMQHLDEKLGPGAGNEYYENLCVKAVNQCIGRAVRHIKDYACVYLLDKRFADPKIRGKLPKWISRHIVEANAANGGFGAVQGRTARFFKGR; encoded by the exons ATGTCCCAGTACACGCCCAACCAGCGGCTGGACACGCCCGGCGCCCAGGAGTTCGGATTCCCGTACTCACCGTACGAAATCCAGGAGCAGCTGATGCAGGAGCTCTTCCAAGTGCTCGAGAGAGGTCAGGTGGGCATATTCGAGAGTCCAACGGGAACGGGGAAGTCCCTCACCCTCACCTGCGGCGCCCTCACCTGGCTGGCTAGGCACGAGGAGCTGGTGCGCACGGAAATGCTGGCCAGGATTCGCGGAGTAGAACAGGAGTTGGCTAAACTCAAGGAGGAGAGCGAGCAGTCCAGTAACTGGCTGGAGAGCCAGGGAAAGTCCAGAGCACAGCGGGCGGAGCTCCTTAGATTGCAGCACCTGCAGGCTTTGCTGGACAAACAAgagcagcagctggatcagATCAGGAAAGGGGCTAAAAAGCATAAGCGGCAAGGAAGGGTGCACCCAGGCAAGCTTGAGGAACTGGAGAAGGACCTGGATCCTGAATCCGACTCGGATTCAGAACACGAAACCGCCGATGGACCGCAGGAAGCAGCCGAAGACCGCTATCGCCCTGTGCAAATCTTCTTTTGCAGCCGCACCCATTCGCAGTTGGCACAAATTGTGGCCGAACTGCGGAAAACACCTCATGGCCAGTCGGTAAGGTCCATTTCCCTGGGCTCGCGGCAGCAGCTGTGCGGGAATCCCGCAGTCCGGAAGCTGAAGCATGTCGGCCTGATGAACGAGCGGTGCCTGGATATGGCTACCAAGAAAGCACGCCCCAATCCCAGCAAAAAAAGTCGGCTAACTGCAGAGGCCAACAGTAGATGCCCGTTTAAAGCGGCTTCCCTGGTGGAATCCCTCAGGGATTTGGCTTTGACCGAACCGCTGGACATCGAGGAGCTGGCCAATGAGGGGACCGCCTGCGGTGGCTGCTCGTATTACGCCTCAAGATCCGCTGTGGAGCACGCTCAACTTATACTACTGCCGTATCAACTGCTGCTCCAGAAGTCCGCCCGTAACCAGCTGGGTATAAGTCTTAAGGGGTCAATCGTCATAGTAGATGAGGCTCACAACCTACTGGACAGCGTGGCCCAGCTGCACGGCTCCGAAATCAGCCGTCAGCAGTTGGAGCGGGCCAAGGTGCAGATCTCCGGCTATAAGGACCACTTCCAAAAGCGTTTCACCACCAAGAATCTCCTGAAAATCAACCAAATCATCTTCATAATTCGCCGATTGCTTAAGATTCTAGATCAGCGCAAGGAATTGCAGTCCAACGGCTGCAGCATGATGCGCACCTATGAGCTAACCGCCGAGGGTGACTTCTTCAACATCGATCTGTGCGAGCTTCTGGACTTTTGCGCTCGCACTCGTTTCGCGAGGAAAGTACAGGGACGTGCAGACAGAATGGAGCGGGAACCACGGCCGAGTGAGAATCAAGCTCCTGTGTCAACGGCGAGGAGTCTGATCCTCCAAAGATTGGCAAGCGAGCAAAAGCTGAAAGAGAAAACCAAGTCGGTCAAAAGAAGAGTGGAAGACATCAATAAGGAAGATAAAGCGGAGGAGTTGCAAGAACAGCAGAAGCCAACGAAGAAGCCGGTCGAGGAAGTAGCTCCTTCGCCAATCAGACCATTGCTGGCATTTCTGGAAACCCTCACCAGCAATGCTGAGGATGGCAGAATTTTGGTGGATCCCGTGGGGGGAACCTTGAAGTACATACTCCTCGACCCCGCCGAGCAATTCGCCGACATCGTTGCAGAAGCCAGAGCG ATTGTGATCGCTGGCGGAACCATGCAGCCCACTAAGGAGCTGAAGGAGCAGCTATTTACCGGTTGCCATGATCGTTTGGTCGAGCGTTTCTACAACCACGTGGTGGCGAATGACGCGATCTTGCCCTTTGTGATATCCAATGGCCCCAGCGGTGCTCCGCTGTCTTTTAAGTTTGCTCATAGAGGCAGTGCAGAAATG CTCCGGGAGCTCTCAATGATTCTTCGGAATCTGTGCCAAGTGGTGCCGGGCGGAGTAGTTTGCTTCCTGCCGTCCTACGAGTATTTAGACAAGGTCTACAAGTACCTGGAGCAGTCCGGCACCCTCGAGACGATTAGCGGCAGGAAAAGCGTGTTTCGTGAGGTCTCCGGATCGGCCGAGCAGCTCCTGGACAACTATGCGCTGGCCATTAAGAGACCTGCTTCGTATGGAGCCCTCCTCCTGAGTGTCGTGGGAGGAAAGCTCTCCGAAGGCCTGAACTTCGCTGACGATCTGGGCAGAGCAGTGCTCGTAGTGGGCCTGCCGTATTCCAACAGCCTGTCGCCGGAGCTGCGCCAGCGAATGCAGCACCTGGACGAGAAACTGGGACCGGGCGCAGGCAACGAATACTACGAGAATCTCTGCGTAAAGGCTGTCAACCAGTGCATAGGACGGGCAGTGCGCCACATCAAGGACTATGCCTGCGTATATCTGCTGGATAAGCGTTTTGCGGATCCGAAGATACGCGGCAAACTGCCGAAGTGGATTTCCCGCCACATCGTGGAGGCGAACGCCGCGAATGGAGGCTTTGGAGCCGTGCAAGGACGCACGGCTAGGTTCTTCAAGGGCAGATGA